The Fimbriimonas ginsengisoli Gsoil 348 genome window below encodes:
- the kdpC gene encoding K(+)-transporting ATPase subunit C, producing MNHLRPVIVLTFLFVVFTGLGFPLLMYGIGQVPGLRDKADGSLIVRNGQVVGSTLIGQNFTKPEYFHPRPSAAGSGYDANNSSGTNLGPTSDKLVNGIHKKTADGKDDPGNFDGIKDLAKAYREENGLPVDAEIPADAATRSASGLDPHISPANAYLQAARVAKSRKMQVEEVRRLVDENTDSRFLGFFGEPAVNVLKLNLALDGKQSL from the coding sequence ATGAATCATCTTCGACCCGTAATCGTATTGACCTTCTTGTTCGTGGTTTTCACGGGCCTTGGGTTCCCGCTCTTGATGTACGGGATCGGCCAAGTTCCGGGGCTCAGGGACAAGGCGGACGGCAGCCTGATCGTCCGGAACGGCCAAGTCGTCGGCTCAACGTTAATCGGCCAGAACTTCACGAAGCCGGAATATTTCCACCCCCGCCCCTCGGCGGCCGGTAGCGGCTACGATGCCAACAACTCGTCCGGAACCAACCTGGGACCGACGAGCGACAAGCTCGTGAACGGCATCCACAAAAAGACGGCGGACGGTAAGGACGACCCCGGAAATTTCGACGGGATCAAGGATCTGGCGAAGGCGTATCGGGAAGAGAACGGACTTCCGGTAGATGCCGAGATCCCGGCCGACGCGGCAACCCGGAGCGCCAGCGGCCTCGACCCCCACATCAGCCCCGCGAACGCCTACCTCCAGGCGGCCCGAGTGGCGAAATCGAGAAAGATGCAAGTGGAAGAGGTCCGCCGCCTGGTCGACGAGAACACGGATTCGCGCTTCCTCGGCTTTTTTGGCGAACCGGCGGTGAACGTGCTCAAGCTAAACCTGGCGCTGGATGGGAAGCAATCCTTATGA
- the kdpB gene encoding potassium-transporting ATPase subunit KdpB translates to MATLLTPQAGSSPAPSPETNRPKNGPRSLFDPTILRRAVKESFFKLDPRLVAKNPVMFVVEVGSVVTTYFFIRDLVTHTGNAGFSGQISVWLWFTVLFANFAEAMAEGRGKAQADSLRKARTNTMARKLSGSREELVPAPNLRRGDLFVCETNDQIPADGEIVEGIASVDESAITGESAPVIRESGGDRSAVTGGTRVLSDRIVVRVTANPGESFLDRMIALVEGAQRQKTPNEIALSILLAGLTIVFLFATVTLLPFAHFSVDQAGQGSVPTITVMVALLVCLIPTTIGGLLSAIGIAGMDRVMQHNVLAMSGKAVEAAGDVNTLLLDKTGTITIGNRQATAFFPAPGVTDAELADAAQLSSLADETPEGRSIVVLAKERHNIRERHAEGMEFVPFTAQTRMSGVNVGGREVRKGAAESVKRFAIETGGSMPDAVQAKVDEVAKGGGTPLVVADGARILGVVQLKDIVKGGMKQRFDQLRSMGIKTVMITGDNPLTAASIAAEAGVDDFLAEATPEQKLAYIRQEQAGGRLVAMTGDGTNDAPALAQADVGVAMNTGTQAAKEAGNMVDLDSNPTKLIEVVEIGKQLLMTRGSLTTFSIANDVAKYFAIIPAMFIVTYPQLKALNIIGLSNPQSAILAAVIFNALIIVALIPLALRGVKYTPANAAQILRRNLLIYGLGGIVVPFPGIWIIDRILVALHLA, encoded by the coding sequence ATGGCTACTCTTCTAACCCCCCAAGCCGGCTCCTCGCCGGCTCCAAGTCCGGAAACTAATCGGCCTAAGAACGGGCCGCGCAGCCTCTTTGACCCAACCATCCTGCGCCGAGCGGTGAAAGAATCGTTCTTCAAGCTCGATCCGCGGCTGGTTGCGAAGAACCCGGTGATGTTTGTCGTCGAGGTCGGCAGCGTCGTTACGACTTACTTCTTTATCCGGGACCTCGTCACCCACACCGGGAACGCGGGGTTTTCGGGGCAGATCTCGGTTTGGCTCTGGTTCACGGTGCTGTTCGCCAACTTTGCCGAGGCAATGGCGGAAGGGCGGGGGAAGGCGCAGGCCGACTCGCTCCGAAAAGCCCGTACCAACACGATGGCGCGCAAGCTGAGTGGAAGTCGCGAAGAGCTGGTCCCGGCGCCCAATCTGAGGCGCGGCGACCTGTTTGTCTGCGAAACGAACGACCAAATTCCGGCCGACGGCGAGATCGTGGAGGGGATCGCTTCGGTCGACGAATCTGCAATTACTGGAGAGTCGGCGCCGGTCATTCGGGAATCGGGCGGAGATCGAAGCGCCGTAACTGGCGGCACGCGCGTACTTTCCGATCGAATCGTCGTCCGGGTCACCGCCAACCCTGGCGAGTCGTTCCTCGACCGGATGATCGCTCTCGTGGAAGGGGCCCAGCGCCAGAAGACGCCGAACGAGATCGCCCTGTCGATCCTCTTGGCGGGCCTGACCATCGTCTTCCTCTTCGCCACCGTCACTCTTCTACCTTTCGCGCACTTCTCGGTTGACCAGGCGGGCCAAGGATCGGTACCCACGATTACCGTCATGGTCGCCCTCCTCGTGTGCCTAATCCCGACCACGATCGGCGGATTGTTGAGCGCGATCGGCATCGCCGGCATGGACCGGGTGATGCAACACAACGTGCTTGCGATGAGCGGCAAGGCGGTCGAGGCGGCGGGAGACGTCAACACGCTCTTGCTCGATAAGACTGGCACCATCACCATCGGCAACCGGCAGGCGACCGCCTTCTTCCCCGCGCCAGGAGTGACGGACGCCGAGCTTGCGGATGCGGCCCAACTCTCGTCGCTGGCCGACGAAACTCCGGAGGGGCGCTCCATCGTCGTTCTGGCCAAGGAGCGGCACAACATCCGCGAGCGGCACGCCGAAGGGATGGAGTTCGTTCCGTTCACCGCCCAGACCCGAATGTCGGGCGTGAACGTGGGCGGGCGCGAGGTACGAAAAGGGGCAGCCGAATCCGTGAAGAGGTTCGCCATCGAGACGGGCGGTTCGATGCCGGATGCGGTGCAGGCGAAAGTGGACGAGGTTGCCAAGGGAGGCGGAACCCCGCTCGTGGTGGCCGACGGCGCTCGCATTCTCGGTGTGGTTCAGCTCAAGGACATCGTTAAGGGTGGGATGAAGCAGCGGTTCGATCAGCTTCGATCGATGGGGATCAAGACGGTGATGATCACGGGGGACAACCCTCTCACGGCCGCCTCCATCGCTGCGGAAGCCGGGGTTGACGATTTCCTCGCCGAAGCGACCCCCGAGCAGAAGCTCGCGTACATCCGGCAGGAACAAGCGGGCGGGCGCCTCGTAGCGATGACCGGGGACGGGACCAACGATGCTCCCGCGCTCGCCCAGGCCGACGTCGGAGTGGCGATGAACACCGGCACGCAGGCGGCCAAAGAGGCGGGAAACATGGTCGATCTCGACTCCAACCCGACAAAGCTGATCGAGGTCGTGGAGATCGGCAAGCAGCTCCTGATGACTCGAGGATCGCTCACCACGTTCTCGATCGCGAACGATGTGGCGAAGTACTTCGCGATCATTCCCGCGATGTTCATCGTGACTTACCCTCAGTTGAAGGCGCTCAACATCATCGGCCTCTCGAACCCACAGAGCGCGATCCTGGCGGCGGTGATTTTCAATGCCCTGATCATCGTCGCGCTGATCCCGCTCGCTCTGCGAGGCGTGAAGTACACCCCCGCGAATGCCGCGCAAATTCTTCGCCGCAACCTACTGATTTACGGCTTGGGCGGAATCGTCGTCCCGTTCCCTGGAATCTGGATCATCGACCGGATCCTTGTGGCCCTCCACCTTGCCTAA
- the kdpA gene encoding potassium-transporting ATPase subunit KdpA, protein MTILGTLQVLVFFAMIVLVTKPLGIYMQKVFDGERTFLSSIFGPLERHWYRLLGVRPEDDMKWTTYAVAMLLFSAVSILFTYAALRLQGFAPAILNPQKFDGAQMPPHLAFNTANSFGTNTNWQSYSPEVTVNYWSNMVALAIHNWASAAVGMAIAIALVRGFARKSANGIGNFWADTVRATLYVLLPICVVAGVVMIGLGTPQNFAAPMAIKTVEGTAQTIAMGPVASQEVIKMLGTNGGGFFNANSAHPFENPSNASNLLQILLIFCIPAALTYTFGRMVGNVKQGWAVFGAMSVLFLAGAFACISAEQGGTDHLRAAHIQTGATATQPGGNMEGKEVRYGISASALFATVTTDASCGAVNSMHDSYTPLGGMVPIFNMMSGEVIFGGVGAGLYGMLMFAVIAVFIAGLMVGRTPEYLGKKIGKFEVQMAMLATLVLAGNLLLWTAISANSNYATTTDPAAKDRYVSVSVDPKKPADLAKLPAVANWNAWPATAYGNATDTYYGSTRNNLNNSGSHGFSEILYTYASATGNNGSAFAGITANTPHYNTTIGIALLVGRFLMIVPLLAIAGSMARKKTVPMSAGTFPTDGGTFVALLVGVVVIVNVLSYFPALSLGPIVEHFQMKEMKTQ, encoded by the coding sequence ATGACCATTTTGGGCACGCTGCAGGTTCTTGTTTTCTTTGCGATGATCGTCCTCGTCACGAAGCCGCTCGGCATTTACATGCAGAAGGTTTTCGATGGCGAGCGGACATTCTTGTCGTCCATCTTCGGGCCACTCGAAAGGCATTGGTATCGCCTGCTCGGCGTCCGTCCGGAAGACGACATGAAGTGGACGACCTACGCAGTCGCCATGCTGCTGTTCAGCGCGGTCTCTATCCTCTTCACCTATGCGGCGCTTCGCTTGCAGGGGTTCGCCCCGGCGATCCTCAATCCGCAGAAATTCGATGGCGCTCAGATGCCGCCGCACCTGGCATTCAATACGGCGAACAGTTTCGGTACGAACACCAACTGGCAATCTTACAGCCCGGAAGTCACCGTCAACTATTGGTCGAACATGGTGGCGCTCGCCATCCATAACTGGGCCTCGGCGGCGGTGGGAATGGCGATCGCGATTGCGCTCGTTCGCGGCTTTGCTCGGAAAAGCGCCAACGGAATTGGCAATTTCTGGGCTGACACGGTCCGAGCGACCTTGTACGTGCTCTTGCCGATCTGCGTAGTCGCCGGGGTGGTGATGATCGGACTCGGCACGCCGCAAAACTTTGCAGCGCCGATGGCCATTAAGACCGTAGAAGGGACGGCGCAGACGATCGCGATGGGCCCCGTCGCCTCGCAAGAGGTCATCAAGATGCTGGGTACGAACGGAGGAGGCTTCTTCAACGCTAACTCCGCCCATCCTTTCGAGAATCCGAGTAACGCGTCAAACCTGCTTCAAATCCTACTGATCTTTTGCATCCCGGCCGCTCTGACGTACACCTTCGGCCGCATGGTAGGGAATGTCAAGCAGGGGTGGGCGGTGTTCGGCGCAATGTCCGTGCTGTTCCTGGCGGGCGCGTTCGCCTGCATTTCGGCCGAGCAAGGGGGGACCGACCACCTGCGAGCCGCTCATATCCAGACCGGTGCCACTGCCACTCAGCCGGGTGGGAACATGGAAGGAAAGGAGGTCCGCTATGGCATCAGCGCTTCCGCGCTCTTCGCTACCGTCACCACCGACGCGAGCTGCGGCGCCGTGAATTCGATGCACGACTCCTACACCCCGTTGGGTGGGATGGTGCCGATCTTCAACATGATGTCCGGCGAGGTCATTTTCGGCGGCGTCGGCGCGGGGCTCTACGGAATGTTGATGTTCGCTGTCATCGCGGTGTTCATCGCCGGTCTCATGGTGGGAAGAACCCCCGAGTATCTCGGAAAGAAGATCGGCAAGTTCGAAGTGCAAATGGCCATGCTCGCCACCCTCGTCCTCGCCGGAAACCTCCTTCTTTGGACGGCGATCAGCGCCAACTCGAACTATGCGACGACCACCGATCCTGCGGCCAAAGACCGGTACGTCTCCGTGTCCGTCGACCCCAAGAAGCCGGCGGATCTAGCGAAGCTGCCGGCCGTCGCTAACTGGAACGCTTGGCCGGCAACGGCCTACGGCAACGCAACCGACACCTACTATGGATCGACCCGGAACAACTTGAACAACTCCGGTTCACACGGCTTCAGCGAGATTCTCTACACCTACGCTTCCGCGACCGGCAACAACGGCTCGGCGTTCGCGGGAATCACGGCGAACACGCCGCACTACAACACGACGATCGGCATCGCCTTGCTCGTCGGCCGATTCTTGATGATCGTTCCGCTGTTGGCTATTGCGGGAAGCATGGCGCGGAAGAAGACGGTGCCGATGTCGGCCGGAACCTTCCCCACCGATGGAGGAACCTTTGTAGCCCTGCTCGTGGGTGTGGTCGTGATCGTCAACGTTCTCAGCTACTTCCCGGCGCTCTCCCTGGGGCCGATCGTTGAGCACTTCCAGATGAAGGAGATGAAGACTCAGTGA
- the kdpF gene encoding K(+)-transporting ATPase subunit F translates to MSDYVWTGAVSLLLLIYLLYALLKPEKF, encoded by the coding sequence ATGAGTGACTACGTCTGGACGGGGGCGGTATCTCTGCTGCTCCTCATCTACCTGCTCTACGCCCTATTGAAGCCGGAGAAGTTCTGA
- a CDS encoding response regulator yields the protein MAEPRRVLVIDDEAAIRRFLRASLDPGEYTLTEAADGRNGIRAIATENPEVVLLDLGLPDMDGLDVTREVRQWSELPIIVLSARGQERDKVAALDAGADDYLTKPFGVPELLARIRVALRHTGKSAAPEPVIEAHGVRIDLAARQVFRGSEEIHLTPIEFKLLATLARNPGRVVTHRQLLTEVWGPAYAEESQYLRVYTGQLRHKLEASPARPKLITNEPGVGYRLRIDE from the coding sequence TTGGCTGAGCCACGCCGTGTCTTGGTAATCGACGACGAAGCCGCGATTCGGCGATTTTTGCGGGCGAGCCTCGATCCCGGCGAATACACGCTTACCGAGGCTGCCGACGGGCGAAACGGCATTCGCGCCATCGCCACGGAAAACCCGGAGGTCGTCCTTCTGGACCTCGGGTTGCCGGATATGGATGGCCTCGACGTCACCCGCGAGGTGCGCCAGTGGAGCGAGCTTCCCATCATCGTCCTCTCCGCCCGTGGCCAGGAGCGGGATAAAGTGGCCGCCCTCGACGCGGGCGCGGACGACTACCTTACCAAGCCTTTCGGGGTCCCCGAGCTCCTCGCCCGAATCCGCGTGGCGTTGCGCCACACGGGGAAGAGCGCCGCTCCGGAGCCGGTGATCGAAGCCCACGGTGTCCGCATCGACCTCGCCGCCCGGCAGGTTTTCCGAGGGAGCGAGGAGATCCATCTCACTCCGATCGAGTTCAAGCTTCTCGCTACTCTCGCTCGGAATCCCGGCCGAGTGGTGACCCACCGCCAGCTCCTCACCGAAGTCTGGGGTCCGGCCTACGCCGAAGAATCGCAATACCTCCGCGTCTACACCGGCCAGCTCCGCCATAAACTCGAAGCGTCCCCCGCCCGCCCCAAACTGATCACCAACGAACCCGGCGTCGGCTACCGATTAAGGATCGACGAGTAG
- a CDS encoding sensor histidine kinase: MRRERPDPDVLLRIAQREMTERTRGRLKIFLGMSAGVGKTYAMLSEAHEQIARGIDLVVGYAETHGRKETEALLVGLPSLPLREVEHRGILLKEFDIDEALRRRPRLLVVDELPHTNAPGSRHLKRYQDVEELLAAGIDVHTAINIQHVESLRDVVASMTGVFVQETVPDTFIDAADEIELVDIPPDELRQRVQEGKVYVPAQTERALEGFFCRGNLLALRELALRRAADRVDAEIQSFRRADASPGSMGSRQRILVCVAPNRLGERVIRAAARYGTAMHAQVLAISVISDRQTNRSDEDRDRAERAMRLAEALGMETLSRSGHDIVAEILTVARQRGAGLIIVGKPIRSRWHELVRGSVVDDLVRRSGDIDVHVITGESETPSERPTPIQVADARPEEYAASVLAVAATTALCFLLSPWVHLSNLIMLYLLAVGLVSTRVGRGPSLLSAILSVAAFDFFFVSPRYTFAVSDVEFLPTFVVMFAVSVILSGLNSRFRRQAADAASRERRTSALYEVSRDMAASRTKQEIAEAAARRIGDEFDTDVAVLLPDARSMLTVVVPSVTSFEADDSEMAVAQWAFEHGKPAGAGTDTLPGSAAMYLPLRASRGSVGALALSPRSKSEALTLAQRTLLETFATGLAVALERTLLAKESHEARLQAESEKMRNALLSSISHDLRTPLTAIAGAASAMRERGGAEQELAETIYEESMRLNLQVQNLLDMTRLNSGEIRPNVEWQSLEELIAAALDRTRVVLSDRPVEIHIPSDLPLLELDGALMEKVFANLFENAAVHAQGNSPIEVSAWAGDETVYVEVSDRGPGIPVGSEATIFERFQRPKRDGDGGRFGLGLAICRAIVRLHGGRIWAKNRTGGGSTFVIELPKPDRAPEVPVG, from the coding sequence ATGCGCCGTGAGCGACCGGATCCCGATGTTTTGTTGCGCATCGCTCAGCGAGAAATGACCGAGCGCACGAGGGGGCGGCTCAAGATCTTTTTGGGCATGTCCGCCGGTGTCGGCAAGACGTACGCGATGCTCAGCGAGGCGCACGAGCAGATCGCGCGAGGGATCGATCTCGTCGTCGGCTATGCGGAAACGCACGGTCGGAAAGAGACCGAGGCGCTCCTCGTGGGGCTTCCATCGTTGCCACTTCGGGAAGTCGAGCACCGCGGCATTCTTCTCAAGGAATTCGATATCGACGAGGCGCTTCGGCGGCGACCGCGCTTGCTGGTCGTGGACGAGCTGCCCCATACCAATGCTCCGGGATCGCGCCACCTTAAGCGTTATCAAGACGTGGAGGAGTTGTTAGCGGCTGGGATCGACGTGCACACTGCGATCAACATTCAGCACGTGGAGAGCCTTCGCGACGTCGTGGCGAGCATGACCGGAGTGTTCGTCCAGGAAACCGTTCCCGACACGTTTATCGATGCCGCGGACGAAATCGAGCTGGTCGATATTCCCCCGGACGAGCTAAGACAGCGGGTGCAAGAAGGGAAGGTGTACGTGCCCGCCCAAACCGAGCGGGCCCTGGAGGGGTTCTTCTGCCGGGGAAACTTGCTGGCGCTCCGGGAGCTTGCGCTACGAAGGGCGGCGGACCGGGTGGACGCCGAAATTCAATCCTTCCGCCGGGCGGATGCTTCCCCCGGGTCGATGGGATCCCGCCAGCGTATCCTCGTCTGCGTCGCCCCGAACCGGCTGGGTGAGCGGGTGATCCGGGCCGCCGCGAGGTATGGCACGGCGATGCACGCTCAAGTCCTAGCTATCTCGGTGATCAGCGATCGTCAGACCAATCGCTCCGACGAAGATCGGGATCGGGCAGAGCGAGCGATGCGCCTCGCCGAGGCCTTGGGGATGGAAACGCTGAGTCGCAGCGGCCACGACATCGTCGCCGAGATCCTAACGGTCGCGCGTCAACGCGGAGCCGGCTTGATCATCGTTGGCAAGCCGATCCGTTCTCGGTGGCATGAGCTTGTTCGCGGTTCGGTGGTCGACGACCTGGTGCGCCGGAGCGGGGACATCGACGTCCATGTGATCACGGGAGAATCGGAGACACCGAGCGAAAGGCCGACGCCGATTCAGGTGGCGGACGCCAGGCCGGAGGAGTATGCCGCCAGCGTGCTGGCGGTGGCGGCGACCACCGCACTCTGCTTCCTTTTGAGCCCCTGGGTGCACCTGTCGAACCTGATCATGCTGTATCTGCTCGCGGTGGGGCTGGTTTCGACCCGGGTCGGCCGGGGTCCTTCGCTGCTGTCCGCTATTTTGAGCGTCGCCGCGTTCGACTTCTTCTTTGTGAGCCCGCGCTACACGTTCGCGGTAAGCGACGTAGAGTTTCTTCCCACGTTCGTGGTCATGTTCGCGGTGTCGGTAATCCTGAGCGGCCTCAACAGCCGGTTTCGCCGCCAAGCGGCCGACGCGGCGTCGAGGGAAAGGCGTACTTCCGCCCTTTACGAAGTGAGCCGCGACATGGCCGCGAGTCGGACCAAGCAGGAGATCGCGGAAGCGGCGGCGCGCCGAATCGGCGACGAGTTCGATACGGATGTTGCCGTGCTGCTACCGGATGCCCGTTCGATGCTGACGGTGGTGGTTCCGTCCGTGACCAGCTTTGAAGCGGACGACTCGGAAATGGCGGTCGCCCAGTGGGCGTTCGAACACGGAAAACCGGCGGGCGCCGGGACCGACACCCTGCCGGGGTCGGCGGCGATGTACCTACCGCTTCGCGCCTCCCGGGGCTCGGTGGGGGCGCTGGCACTCTCTCCGAGATCTAAATCGGAGGCTCTGACACTGGCCCAGCGAACCCTGCTCGAGACGTTCGCGACCGGCTTGGCGGTAGCCCTGGAGAGGACTCTGCTCGCCAAAGAGTCGCACGAGGCGCGGCTGCAAGCCGAGTCGGAAAAGATGCGGAACGCCTTGCTGAGCTCGATCTCGCACGATCTACGGACGCCGCTGACCGCGATTGCGGGGGCGGCCAGCGCCATGCGGGAGCGGGGAGGGGCCGAGCAGGAGTTGGCGGAAACCATCTATGAGGAGTCGATGCGGCTGAACTTGCAGGTTCAGAATCTGCTCGACATGACGCGTCTCAACTCGGGGGAGATCCGTCCCAACGTTGAATGGCAGTCCCTGGAGGAGCTTATTGCCGCGGCCTTGGACCGGACCCGCGTCGTTCTCAGCGACCGTCCAGTGGAAATCCACATTCCGAGCGACCTCCCGCTACTAGAGCTGGACGGCGCTCTGATGGAGAAAGTCTTCGCCAACCTCTTCGAAAACGCCGCCGTCCACGCCCAGGGCAACTCGCCGATCGAAGTCTCGGCATGGGCGGGTGATGAGACGGTGTATGTCGAAGTATCCGATCGAGGACCGGGGATACCCGTCGGATCCGAGGCAACGATCTTTGAGCGGTTCCAGCGCCCCAAACGGGACGGCGACGGGGGGCGTTTCGGACTTGGCCTGGCGATTTGCCGCGCCATCGTCCGGTTGCACGGGGGCCGCATCTGGGCCAAGAATCGCACGGGGGGAGGGTCCACGTTCGTGATCGAGCTTCCCAAGCCGGACCGGGCGCCGGAGGTTCCGGTTGGCTGA
- a CDS encoding MOSC domain-containing protein, producing MSQAALLEYPIQIALGSVVALYRKPARGVMEVADSLEAVGGKGFVGDYSFGKRRRQALLLSTVELNAFGYRSGELRENITLDIPGLQSLPIGTVITVGEVEFEIEQDCAPCGGMARRLGEDRQEFVAKMAGNRGMLCKVRSSGTIRVGDVVKVRGG from the coding sequence ATGTCGCAAGCCGCCCTCCTCGAATATCCGATCCAGATTGCCCTCGGCTCGGTCGTGGCTCTCTATCGAAAGCCCGCGCGCGGAGTGATGGAAGTCGCCGACTCGCTAGAAGCGGTCGGCGGTAAAGGATTTGTCGGCGACTACTCGTTCGGCAAACGGCGACGACAAGCCTTGTTATTGTCGACCGTCGAACTGAATGCCTTCGGCTACCGGTCCGGAGAGCTAAGGGAAAACATCACCCTCGACATTCCCGGACTTCAAAGCCTTCCGATCGGGACGGTGATTACCGTCGGCGAAGTGGAGTTCGAGATCGAGCAAGACTGCGCCCCGTGCGGAGGCATGGCCCGACGTTTGGGCGAGGATCGACAAGAATTCGTGGCAAAGATGGCGGGAAATCGAGGGATGCTGTGCAAGGTGCGCTCTTCCGGCACGATTCGTGTGGGAGACGTGGTAAAAGTGCGTGGTGGCTAG
- a CDS encoding DUF5916 domain-containing protein, protein MLFAFVTLASAQAPVIVAAKITVPPKIDGTVDDTEWHDAAMFEGLVDETTGQTSPEAGKFWIAYDEKYIYFAARLMDSQPGSIQATEYRTNVGMNGDDNVVLDIDLSGSLSDFNTFQTNPRGATNVRLSGGRAAKREWNGEMVAQSRRTPGGWETEMRIPWSALPIPKAGKRDVRINVERFIPRLNRTFSNVFINDGKSANTPIWRDVILPKPYVDRSIKLLPYAYAGLDGDRGTILNGGMDLKTSLNENVNLVGTINPDFRNIERSVLSLDFSRFARIANENRPFFQEGSSYYNSQLFFPQTIRQFDVGVNAYGKLNDKTQFGFLDTIDFGKENVSVGNLTYAPTANDNYRVTATSRTRPGYENSAYLARYSKTIGPWNIFVRDMGSRDTTLHSGEQTDLALGYFKGGFFSNAGYTRATENFFPGVGFVPETDYKGMNYFLGYQHPLDKGPLQSYAVNLTYLNYDHISGKRYRDDANGDFAVTTRSGLALDYNVDRATFEGSHDRIDTATVSFPVSDPYRNVQTSYASGEIGGDKYRLLTVGSSYRLFGKLQLTGTYQKFHLGAVDTDQTIFSSFYDLGHDRSVSGRLVRTGSDTNWYLAFRRSGNRGAEYYLIFGDPSALRFRTSVILKVVVPFRV, encoded by the coding sequence ATGCTTTTTGCCTTCGTGACCCTTGCCTCCGCGCAAGCGCCGGTCATCGTGGCGGCCAAGATCACGGTTCCCCCAAAGATCGATGGGACGGTAGACGACACCGAGTGGCACGATGCCGCGATGTTCGAAGGGCTTGTCGACGAGACCACCGGCCAGACCTCGCCGGAAGCCGGTAAGTTTTGGATCGCCTACGATGAAAAGTACATCTACTTCGCAGCGCGGCTGATGGACTCCCAGCCGGGGAGCATTCAAGCGACCGAGTATCGGACCAATGTGGGGATGAACGGCGACGACAACGTCGTGCTGGACATCGACCTCTCCGGCTCCCTCAGCGATTTCAACACGTTCCAGACCAACCCACGAGGGGCGACGAACGTCCGGCTTTCCGGCGGCCGCGCGGCCAAACGGGAATGGAATGGAGAAATGGTAGCCCAGTCTCGCCGCACCCCTGGCGGATGGGAAACCGAGATGCGTATCCCGTGGAGCGCGCTTCCGATCCCGAAAGCGGGGAAGCGGGACGTGCGAATCAACGTCGAGCGGTTTATCCCTCGTCTGAACCGCACCTTCAGTAACGTCTTCATCAACGACGGCAAGTCGGCCAACACGCCGATCTGGCGCGACGTGATCTTGCCCAAGCCGTACGTCGACCGGAGCATCAAGCTTCTTCCTTACGCCTATGCCGGCCTCGACGGGGATCGTGGAACGATCCTCAACGGCGGCATGGACCTGAAGACGAGCCTGAACGAGAACGTCAACCTCGTCGGAACGATCAACCCGGACTTCCGCAATATCGAGCGAAGCGTGCTGTCGCTCGATTTCAGCCGCTTCGCCCGGATCGCGAACGAGAACCGGCCGTTCTTTCAGGAAGGGTCGAGCTACTACAATTCGCAGCTCTTCTTCCCGCAAACGATCCGGCAGTTCGACGTCGGAGTTAATGCCTACGGGAAGCTGAACGATAAGACGCAGTTCGGATTTCTTGATACGATCGACTTCGGCAAGGAGAACGTTTCAGTCGGAAACCTCACCTACGCCCCCACCGCCAACGATAATTATCGGGTCACGGCGACGAGCCGGACCCGACCCGGATATGAGAATTCGGCCTATCTGGCGCGGTACTCCAAGACGATCGGCCCTTGGAATATCTTTGTGCGCGACATGGGGAGCCGGGATACGACTCTACACTCGGGGGAGCAGACCGACTTGGCGCTGGGTTACTTCAAGGGAGGATTCTTCAGCAACGCCGGATATACCCGCGCTACGGAGAACTTCTTCCCGGGGGTCGGGTTCGTTCCGGAGACCGACTACAAGGGGATGAATTACTTCCTCGGCTACCAGCACCCACTGGATAAGGGACCGCTGCAGAGCTACGCGGTGAACCTCACGTATCTTAATTACGATCACATTTCTGGAAAGCGATATCGAGACGACGCGAACGGAGACTTCGCCGTCACCACTCGGTCCGGGCTCGCCCTCGACTATAACGTCGACCGGGCGACCTTCGAAGGGAGTCACGATCGAATCGATACGGCAACCGTCTCGTTCCCGGTCAGCGACCCGTACCGGAACGTGCAGACGAGCTATGCGTCGGGGGAGATCGGCGGGGATAAGTACCGGCTCTTGACGGTGGGCAGCTCCTACCGGCTCTTCGGCAAGCTTCAGCTCACGGGCACTTATCAGAAGTTCCACCTCGGGGCGGTCGACACGGACCAGACAATCTTCAGCAGCTTCTACGACTTGGGACATGACCGCTCCGTCAGTGGCAGGCTCGTCCGAACTGGCTCAGACACTAACTGGTATTTGGCGTTCCGTCGATCCGGAAATCGGGGCGCCGAGTACTACCTAATCTTCGGAGACCCGAGCGCGCTTCGTTTCAGGACCAGTGTGATCTTGAAGGTCGTGGTTCCGTTCCGAGTCTAG